From a single Callithrix jacchus isolate 240 chromosome 5, calJac240_pri, whole genome shotgun sequence genomic region:
- the CORO6 gene encoding coronin-6 isoform X13, whose amino-acid sequence MVWQIPDYTPMRNITEPIITLEGHSKRVGILSWHPTARNVLLSAGGDNVIIMWNVGTGEVLLSLDDMHPDVIHSVCWNSNGSLLATTCKDKTLRIIDPRKGQVVAERARPHEGARPLRAVFTADGKLLSTGFSRMSERQLALWDPNNFEEPVALQEMDTSNGVLLPFYDPDSSIVYLCGKGDSSIRYFEITEEPPFVHYLNTFSSKEPQRGMGFMPKRGLDVSKCEIARFYKLHERKCEPIIMTVPRKSDLFQDDLYPDTPGPEPALEADEWLAGQDAEPVLISLRDGYVPPKHRELRVTKRNILDVRLPSGPRRSQSASDAPLSQQHTLETLLEEIKALREQVQAQEQRITALENMLCELVDGTD is encoded by the exons ATG GTGTGGCAGATTCCAGACTATACCCCCATGCGCAACATTACGGAACCTATCATCACACTTGAGGGCCACTCCAAGCGTGTGGGCATCCTCTCCTGGCACCCTACTGCCAGGAATGTCCTGCTCAGTGCAG GTGGTGACAATGTGATCATCATGTGGAATGTGGGCACTGGGGAGGTGCTGCTGAGCCTGGATGATATGCACCCAGACGTCATCCACAGTGTGTGCTGGAACAGCAACGGTAGCCTGCTAGCCACCACCTGCAAGGACAAGACCTTGCGCATCATTGACCCCCGAAAAGGCCAAGTGGTGGCG GAGCGAGCCCGGCCTCACGAGGGCGCCCGCCCGCTGCGGGCTGTCTTCACCGCAGACGGGAAGCTGCTCAGCACTGGCTTCAGCAGGATGAGTGAGCGGCAACTCGCGCTCTGGGACCCG AACAATTTCGAGGAGCCAGTGGCACTGCAGGAGATGGACACGAGCAACGGGGTCCTACTGCCCTTTTACGATCCTGACTCCAGCATCGTCTACCTTTGTGGCAAG GGCGACAGCAGCATTCGGTACTTTGAGATTACCGAAGAGCCGCCTTTTGTCCACTACCTGAACACGTTCAGCAGCAAAGAGCCGCAGCGGGGCATGGGTTTCATGCCCAAGAGGGGACTGGATGTCAGCAAGTGTGAGATCGCCCG GTTCTACAAGCTGCACGAAAGAAAGTGTGAGCCTATCATCATGACTGTGCCCCGCAAG TCAGACCTGTTCCAGGACGATCTGTACCCGGATACACCAGGCCCGGAGCCAGCCCTAGAAGCGGACGAATGGCTAGCCGGCCAGGACGCCGAACCTGTGCTCATTTCGCTGAGGGACGGCTACGTGCCCCCTAAGCATCGCGAGCTCCGGGTCACTAAACGCAACATCTTGGACGTGCGCCTGCCCTCCGGCCCCCGCCGCAGCCAGTCGGCTAGCGACGCCCCCTTGTCG CAGCAGCACACCCTGGAGACGCTGCTGGAGGAGATCAAGGCCCTCCGCGAGCAAGTGCAGGCCCAGGAGCAGCGCATCACGGCTCTGGAGAACATGCTGTGCGAGCTGGTGGACGGCACTGACTAG
- the CORO6 gene encoding coronin-6 isoform X6 → MSRRVVRQSKFRHVFGQAAKADQAYEDIRVSKVTWDSSFCAVNPKFLAIIVEAGGGGAFIVLPLAKTGRVDKNFPLVTGHTAPVLDIDWCPHNDNVIASASDDTTVMVWQIPDYTPMRNITEPIITLEGHSKRVGILSWHPTARNVLLSAGGDNVIIMWNVGTGEVLLSLDDMHPDVIHSVCWNSNGSLLATTCKDKTLRIIDPRKGQVVAERARPHEGARPLRAVFTADGKLLSTGFSRMSERQLALWDPNNFEEPVALQEMDTSNGVLLPFYDPDSSIVYLCGKGDSSIRYFEITEEPPFVHYLNTFSSKEPQRGMGFMPKRGLDVSKCEIARFYKLHERKCEPIIMTVPRKSDLFQDDLYPDTPGPEPALEADEWLAGQDAEPVLISLRDGYVPPKHRELRVTKRNILDVRLPSGPRRSQSASDAPLSQHTLETLLEEIKALREQVQAQEQRITALENMLCELVDGTD, encoded by the exons ATGAGCAGACGTGTGGTTCGGCAAAGCAAGTTCCGCCATGTGTTTGGGCAGGCAGCAAAGGCCGACCAGGCCTATGAGGACATCCGtgtgtccaaggtcacatgggACAGCTCCTTCTGTGCTGTCAATCCTAAATTCCTGGCCATTATTGTGGAGGCTGGAGGCGGGGGTGCCTTCATCGTCCTGCCTCTGGCCAAG ACAGGGCGAGTGGATAAGAACTTCCCACTGGTCACTGGGCACACTGCTCCTGTGCTGGATATTGACTGGTGTCCACACAATGACAACGTCATCGCCAGTGCCTCAGATGACACCACCGTCATG GTGTGGCAGATTCCAGACTATACCCCCATGCGCAACATTACGGAACCTATCATCACACTTGAGGGCCACTCCAAGCGTGTGGGCATCCTCTCCTGGCACCCTACTGCCAGGAATGTCCTGCTCAGTGCAG GTGGTGACAATGTGATCATCATGTGGAATGTGGGCACTGGGGAGGTGCTGCTGAGCCTGGATGATATGCACCCAGACGTCATCCACAGTGTGTGCTGGAACAGCAACGGTAGCCTGCTAGCCACCACCTGCAAGGACAAGACCTTGCGCATCATTGACCCCCGAAAAGGCCAAGTGGTGGCG GAGCGAGCCCGGCCTCACGAGGGCGCCCGCCCGCTGCGGGCTGTCTTCACCGCAGACGGGAAGCTGCTCAGCACTGGCTTCAGCAGGATGAGTGAGCGGCAACTCGCGCTCTGGGACCCG AACAATTTCGAGGAGCCAGTGGCACTGCAGGAGATGGACACGAGCAACGGGGTCCTACTGCCCTTTTACGATCCTGACTCCAGCATCGTCTACCTTTGTGGCAAG GGCGACAGCAGCATTCGGTACTTTGAGATTACCGAAGAGCCGCCTTTTGTCCACTACCTGAACACGTTCAGCAGCAAAGAGCCGCAGCGGGGCATGGGTTTCATGCCCAAGAGGGGACTGGATGTCAGCAAGTGTGAGATCGCCCG GTTCTACAAGCTGCACGAAAGAAAGTGTGAGCCTATCATCATGACTGTGCCCCGCAAG TCAGACCTGTTCCAGGACGATCTGTACCCGGATACACCAGGCCCGGAGCCAGCCCTAGAAGCGGACGAATGGCTAGCCGGCCAGGACGCCGAACCTGTGCTCATTTCGCTGAGGGACGGCTACGTGCCCCCTAAGCATCGCGAGCTCCGGGTCACTAAACGCAACATCTTGGACGTGCGCCTGCCCTCCGGCCCCCGCCGCAGCCAGTCGGCTAGCGACGCCCCCTTGTCG CAGCACACCCTGGAGACGCTGCTGGAGGAGATCAAGGCCCTCCGCGAGCAAGTGCAGGCCCAGGAGCAGCGCATCACGGCTCTGGAGAACATGCTGTGCGAGCTGGTGGACGGCACTGACTAG
- the CORO6 gene encoding coronin-6 isoform X4, translated as MSRRVVRQSKFRHVFGQAAKADQAYEDIRVSKVTWDSSFCAVNPKFLAIIVEAGGGGAFIVLPLAKTGRVDKNFPLVTGHTAPVLDIDWCPHNDNVIASASDDTTVMVWQIPDYTPMRNITEPIITLEGHSKRVGILSWHPTARNVLLSAGGDNVIIMWNVGTGEVLLSLDDMHPDVIHSVCWNSNGSLLATTCKDKTLRIIDPRKGQVVAERARPHEGARPLRAVFTADGKLLSTGFSRMSERQLALWDPNNFEEPVALQEMDTSNGVLLPFYDPDSSIVYLCGKGDSSIRYFEITEEPPFVHYLNTFSSKEPQRGMGFMPKRGLDVSKCEIARFYKLHERKCEPIIMTVPRKSDLFQDDLYPDTPGPEPALEADEWLAGQDAEPVLISLRDGYVPPKHRELRVTKRNILDVRLPSGPRRSQSASDAPLSQQHTLETLLEEIKALREQVQAQEQRITALENMLCELVDGTD; from the exons ATGAGCAGACGTGTGGTTCGGCAAAGCAAGTTCCGCCATGTGTTTGGGCAGGCAGCAAAGGCCGACCAGGCCTATGAGGACATCCGtgtgtccaaggtcacatgggACAGCTCCTTCTGTGCTGTCAATCCTAAATTCCTGGCCATTATTGTGGAGGCTGGAGGCGGGGGTGCCTTCATCGTCCTGCCTCTGGCCAAG ACAGGGCGAGTGGATAAGAACTTCCCACTGGTCACTGGGCACACTGCTCCTGTGCTGGATATTGACTGGTGTCCACACAATGACAACGTCATCGCCAGTGCCTCAGATGACACCACCGTCATG GTGTGGCAGATTCCAGACTATACCCCCATGCGCAACATTACGGAACCTATCATCACACTTGAGGGCCACTCCAAGCGTGTGGGCATCCTCTCCTGGCACCCTACTGCCAGGAATGTCCTGCTCAGTGCAG GTGGTGACAATGTGATCATCATGTGGAATGTGGGCACTGGGGAGGTGCTGCTGAGCCTGGATGATATGCACCCAGACGTCATCCACAGTGTGTGCTGGAACAGCAACGGTAGCCTGCTAGCCACCACCTGCAAGGACAAGACCTTGCGCATCATTGACCCCCGAAAAGGCCAAGTGGTGGCG GAGCGAGCCCGGCCTCACGAGGGCGCCCGCCCGCTGCGGGCTGTCTTCACCGCAGACGGGAAGCTGCTCAGCACTGGCTTCAGCAGGATGAGTGAGCGGCAACTCGCGCTCTGGGACCCG AACAATTTCGAGGAGCCAGTGGCACTGCAGGAGATGGACACGAGCAACGGGGTCCTACTGCCCTTTTACGATCCTGACTCCAGCATCGTCTACCTTTGTGGCAAG GGCGACAGCAGCATTCGGTACTTTGAGATTACCGAAGAGCCGCCTTTTGTCCACTACCTGAACACGTTCAGCAGCAAAGAGCCGCAGCGGGGCATGGGTTTCATGCCCAAGAGGGGACTGGATGTCAGCAAGTGTGAGATCGCCCG GTTCTACAAGCTGCACGAAAGAAAGTGTGAGCCTATCATCATGACTGTGCCCCGCAAG TCAGACCTGTTCCAGGACGATCTGTACCCGGATACACCAGGCCCGGAGCCAGCCCTAGAAGCGGACGAATGGCTAGCCGGCCAGGACGCCGAACCTGTGCTCATTTCGCTGAGGGACGGCTACGTGCCCCCTAAGCATCGCGAGCTCCGGGTCACTAAACGCAACATCTTGGACGTGCGCCTGCCCTCCGGCCCCCGCCGCAGCCAGTCGGCTAGCGACGCCCCCTTGTCG CAGCAGCACACCCTGGAGACGCTGCTGGAGGAGATCAAGGCCCTCCGCGAGCAAGTGCAGGCCCAGGAGCAGCGCATCACGGCTCTGGAGAACATGCTGTGCGAGCTGGTGGACGGCACTGACTAG
- the CORO6 gene encoding coronin-6 isoform X15, whose amino-acid sequence MPSPWGWFAVTACGAQRNNFEEPVALQEMDTSNGVLLPFYDPDSSIVYLCGKGDSSIRYFEITEEPPFVHYLNTFSSKEPQRGMGFMPKRGLDVSKCEIARFYKLHERKCEPIIMTVPRKSDLFQDDLYPDTPGPEPALEADEWLAGQDAEPVLISLRDGYVPPKHRELRVTKRNILDVRLPSGPRRSQSASDAPLSQHTLETLLEEIKALREQVQAQEQRITALENMLCELVDGTD is encoded by the exons ATGCCGAGTCCCTGGGGGTGGTTTGCTGTGACTGCATGCGGCGCGCAGCGG AACAATTTCGAGGAGCCAGTGGCACTGCAGGAGATGGACACGAGCAACGGGGTCCTACTGCCCTTTTACGATCCTGACTCCAGCATCGTCTACCTTTGTGGCAAG GGCGACAGCAGCATTCGGTACTTTGAGATTACCGAAGAGCCGCCTTTTGTCCACTACCTGAACACGTTCAGCAGCAAAGAGCCGCAGCGGGGCATGGGTTTCATGCCCAAGAGGGGACTGGATGTCAGCAAGTGTGAGATCGCCCG GTTCTACAAGCTGCACGAAAGAAAGTGTGAGCCTATCATCATGACTGTGCCCCGCAAG TCAGACCTGTTCCAGGACGATCTGTACCCGGATACACCAGGCCCGGAGCCAGCCCTAGAAGCGGACGAATGGCTAGCCGGCCAGGACGCCGAACCTGTGCTCATTTCGCTGAGGGACGGCTACGTGCCCCCTAAGCATCGCGAGCTCCGGGTCACTAAACGCAACATCTTGGACGTGCGCCTGCCCTCCGGCCCCCGCCGCAGCCAGTCGGCTAGCGACGCCCCCTTGTCG CAGCACACCCTGGAGACGCTGCTGGAGGAGATCAAGGCCCTCCGCGAGCAAGTGCAGGCCCAGGAGCAGCGCATCACGGCTCTGGAGAACATGCTGTGCGAGCTGGTGGACGGCACTGACTAG
- the CORO6 gene encoding coronin-6 isoform X8, with translation MSRRVVRQSKFRHVFGQAAKADQAYEDIRVSKVTWDSSFCAVNPKFLAIIVEAGGGGAFIVLPLAKVWQIPDYTPMRNITEPIITLEGHSKRVGILSWHPTARNVLLSAGGDNVIIMWNVGTGEVLLSLDDMHPDVIHSVCWNSNGSLLATTCKDKTLRIIDPRKGQVVAERARPHEGARPLRAVFTADGKLLSTGFSRMSERQLALWDPERFAAHEGMRPMRAIFTRQGHIFTTGFTRMSQRELGLWDPNNFEEPVALQEMDTSNGVLLPFYDPDSSIVYLCGKGDSSIRYFEITEEPPFVHYLNTFSSKEPQRGMGFMPKRGLDVSKCEIARFYKLHERKCEPIIMTVPRKSDLFQDDLYPDTPGPEPALEADEWLAGQDAEPVLISLRDGYVPPKHRELRVTKRNILDVRLPSGPRRSQSASDAPLSQHTLETLLEEIKALREQVQAQEQRITALENMLCELVDGTD, from the exons ATGAGCAGACGTGTGGTTCGGCAAAGCAAGTTCCGCCATGTGTTTGGGCAGGCAGCAAAGGCCGACCAGGCCTATGAGGACATCCGtgtgtccaaggtcacatgggACAGCTCCTTCTGTGCTGTCAATCCTAAATTCCTGGCCATTATTGTGGAGGCTGGAGGCGGGGGTGCCTTCATCGTCCTGCCTCTGGCCAAG GTGTGGCAGATTCCAGACTATACCCCCATGCGCAACATTACGGAACCTATCATCACACTTGAGGGCCACTCCAAGCGTGTGGGCATCCTCTCCTGGCACCCTACTGCCAGGAATGTCCTGCTCAGTGCAG GTGGTGACAATGTGATCATCATGTGGAATGTGGGCACTGGGGAGGTGCTGCTGAGCCTGGATGATATGCACCCAGACGTCATCCACAGTGTGTGCTGGAACAGCAACGGTAGCCTGCTAGCCACCACCTGCAAGGACAAGACCTTGCGCATCATTGACCCCCGAAAAGGCCAAGTGGTGGCG GAGCGAGCCCGGCCTCACGAGGGCGCCCGCCCGCTGCGGGCTGTCTTCACCGCAGACGGGAAGCTGCTCAGCACTGGCTTCAGCAGGATGAGTGAGCGGCAACTCGCGCTCTGGGACCCG gaGAGGTTTGCGGCCCACGAGGGGATGAGGCCCATGCGGGCCATCTTCACACGCCAGGGCCATATCTTCACCACGGGCTTCACCCGCATGAGCCAGCGAGAGCTGGGCCTGTGGGACCCG AACAATTTCGAGGAGCCAGTGGCACTGCAGGAGATGGACACGAGCAACGGGGTCCTACTGCCCTTTTACGATCCTGACTCCAGCATCGTCTACCTTTGTGGCAAG GGCGACAGCAGCATTCGGTACTTTGAGATTACCGAAGAGCCGCCTTTTGTCCACTACCTGAACACGTTCAGCAGCAAAGAGCCGCAGCGGGGCATGGGTTTCATGCCCAAGAGGGGACTGGATGTCAGCAAGTGTGAGATCGCCCG GTTCTACAAGCTGCACGAAAGAAAGTGTGAGCCTATCATCATGACTGTGCCCCGCAAG TCAGACCTGTTCCAGGACGATCTGTACCCGGATACACCAGGCCCGGAGCCAGCCCTAGAAGCGGACGAATGGCTAGCCGGCCAGGACGCCGAACCTGTGCTCATTTCGCTGAGGGACGGCTACGTGCCCCCTAAGCATCGCGAGCTCCGGGTCACTAAACGCAACATCTTGGACGTGCGCCTGCCCTCCGGCCCCCGCCGCAGCCAGTCGGCTAGCGACGCCCCCTTGTCG CAGCACACCCTGGAGACGCTGCTGGAGGAGATCAAGGCCCTCCGCGAGCAAGTGCAGGCCCAGGAGCAGCGCATCACGGCTCTGGAGAACATGCTGTGCGAGCTGGTGGACGGCACTGACTAG
- the CORO6 gene encoding coronin-6 isoform X14: MVWQIPDYTPMRNITEPIITLEGHSKRVGILSWHPTARNVLLSAGGDNVIIMWNVGTGEVLLSLDDMHPDVIHSVCWNSNGSLLATTCKDKTLRIIDPRKGQVVAERARPHEGARPLRAVFTADGKLLSTGFSRMSERQLALWDPNNFEEPVALQEMDTSNGVLLPFYDPDSSIVYLCGKGDSSIRYFEITEEPPFVHYLNTFSSKEPQRGMGFMPKRGLDVSKCEIARFYKLHERKCEPIIMTVPRKSDLFQDDLYPDTPGPEPALEADEWLAGQDAEPVLISLRDGYVPPKHRELRVTKRNILDVRLPSGPRRSQSASDAPLSQHTLETLLEEIKALREQVQAQEQRITALENMLCELVDGTD, encoded by the exons ATG GTGTGGCAGATTCCAGACTATACCCCCATGCGCAACATTACGGAACCTATCATCACACTTGAGGGCCACTCCAAGCGTGTGGGCATCCTCTCCTGGCACCCTACTGCCAGGAATGTCCTGCTCAGTGCAG GTGGTGACAATGTGATCATCATGTGGAATGTGGGCACTGGGGAGGTGCTGCTGAGCCTGGATGATATGCACCCAGACGTCATCCACAGTGTGTGCTGGAACAGCAACGGTAGCCTGCTAGCCACCACCTGCAAGGACAAGACCTTGCGCATCATTGACCCCCGAAAAGGCCAAGTGGTGGCG GAGCGAGCCCGGCCTCACGAGGGCGCCCGCCCGCTGCGGGCTGTCTTCACCGCAGACGGGAAGCTGCTCAGCACTGGCTTCAGCAGGATGAGTGAGCGGCAACTCGCGCTCTGGGACCCG AACAATTTCGAGGAGCCAGTGGCACTGCAGGAGATGGACACGAGCAACGGGGTCCTACTGCCCTTTTACGATCCTGACTCCAGCATCGTCTACCTTTGTGGCAAG GGCGACAGCAGCATTCGGTACTTTGAGATTACCGAAGAGCCGCCTTTTGTCCACTACCTGAACACGTTCAGCAGCAAAGAGCCGCAGCGGGGCATGGGTTTCATGCCCAAGAGGGGACTGGATGTCAGCAAGTGTGAGATCGCCCG GTTCTACAAGCTGCACGAAAGAAAGTGTGAGCCTATCATCATGACTGTGCCCCGCAAG TCAGACCTGTTCCAGGACGATCTGTACCCGGATACACCAGGCCCGGAGCCAGCCCTAGAAGCGGACGAATGGCTAGCCGGCCAGGACGCCGAACCTGTGCTCATTTCGCTGAGGGACGGCTACGTGCCCCCTAAGCATCGCGAGCTCCGGGTCACTAAACGCAACATCTTGGACGTGCGCCTGCCCTCCGGCCCCCGCCGCAGCCAGTCGGCTAGCGACGCCCCCTTGTCG CAGCACACCCTGGAGACGCTGCTGGAGGAGATCAAGGCCCTCCGCGAGCAAGTGCAGGCCCAGGAGCAGCGCATCACGGCTCTGGAGAACATGCTGTGCGAGCTGGTGGACGGCACTGACTAG
- the CORO6 gene encoding coronin-6 isoform X12, whose protein sequence is MVWQIPDYTPMRNITEPIITLEGHSKRVGILSWHPTARNVLLSAGGDNVIIMWNVGTGEVLLSLDDMHPDVIHSVCWNSNGSLLATTCKDKTLRIIDPRKGQVVAERFAAHEGMRPMRAIFTRQGHIFTTGFTRMSQRELGLWDPNNFEEPVALQEMDTSNGVLLPFYDPDSSIVYLCGKGDSSIRYFEITEEPPFVHYLNTFSSKEPQRGMGFMPKRGLDVSKCEIARFYKLHERKCEPIIMTVPRKSDLFQDDLYPDTPGPEPALEADEWLAGQDAEPVLISLRDGYVPPKHRELRVTKRNILDVRLPSGPRRSQSASDAPLSQQHTLETLLEEIKALREQVQAQEQRITALENMLCELVDGTD, encoded by the exons ATG GTGTGGCAGATTCCAGACTATACCCCCATGCGCAACATTACGGAACCTATCATCACACTTGAGGGCCACTCCAAGCGTGTGGGCATCCTCTCCTGGCACCCTACTGCCAGGAATGTCCTGCTCAGTGCAG GTGGTGACAATGTGATCATCATGTGGAATGTGGGCACTGGGGAGGTGCTGCTGAGCCTGGATGATATGCACCCAGACGTCATCCACAGTGTGTGCTGGAACAGCAACGGTAGCCTGCTAGCCACCACCTGCAAGGACAAGACCTTGCGCATCATTGACCCCCGAAAAGGCCAAGTGGTGGCG gaGAGGTTTGCGGCCCACGAGGGGATGAGGCCCATGCGGGCCATCTTCACACGCCAGGGCCATATCTTCACCACGGGCTTCACCCGCATGAGCCAGCGAGAGCTGGGCCTGTGGGACCCG AACAATTTCGAGGAGCCAGTGGCACTGCAGGAGATGGACACGAGCAACGGGGTCCTACTGCCCTTTTACGATCCTGACTCCAGCATCGTCTACCTTTGTGGCAAG GGCGACAGCAGCATTCGGTACTTTGAGATTACCGAAGAGCCGCCTTTTGTCCACTACCTGAACACGTTCAGCAGCAAAGAGCCGCAGCGGGGCATGGGTTTCATGCCCAAGAGGGGACTGGATGTCAGCAAGTGTGAGATCGCCCG GTTCTACAAGCTGCACGAAAGAAAGTGTGAGCCTATCATCATGACTGTGCCCCGCAAG TCAGACCTGTTCCAGGACGATCTGTACCCGGATACACCAGGCCCGGAGCCAGCCCTAGAAGCGGACGAATGGCTAGCCGGCCAGGACGCCGAACCTGTGCTCATTTCGCTGAGGGACGGCTACGTGCCCCCTAAGCATCGCGAGCTCCGGGTCACTAAACGCAACATCTTGGACGTGCGCCTGCCCTCCGGCCCCCGCCGCAGCCAGTCGGCTAGCGACGCCCCCTTGTCG CAGCAGCACACCCTGGAGACGCTGCTGGAGGAGATCAAGGCCCTCCGCGAGCAAGTGCAGGCCCAGGAGCAGCGCATCACGGCTCTGGAGAACATGCTGTGCGAGCTGGTGGACGGCACTGACTAG
- the CORO6 gene encoding coronin-6 isoform X9: protein MSRRVVRQSKFRHVFGQAAKADQAYEDIRVSKVTWDSSFCAVNPKFLAIIVEAGGGGAFIVLPLAKVWQIPDYTPMRNITEPIITLEGHSKRVGILSWHPTARNVLLSAGGDNVIIMWNVGTGEVLLSLDDMHPDVIHSVCWNSNGSLLATTCKDKTLRIIDPRKGQVVAERFAAHEGMRPMRAIFTRQGHIFTTGFTRMSQRELGLWDPNNFEEPVALQEMDTSNGVLLPFYDPDSSIVYLCGKGDSSIRYFEITEEPPFVHYLNTFSSKEPQRGMGFMPKRGLDVSKCEIARFYKLHERKCEPIIMTVPRKSDLFQDDLYPDTPGPEPALEADEWLAGQDAEPVLISLRDGYVPPKHRELRVTKRNILDVRLPSGPRRSQSASDAPLSQQHTLETLLEEIKALREQVQAQEQRITALENMLCELVDGTD, encoded by the exons ATGAGCAGACGTGTGGTTCGGCAAAGCAAGTTCCGCCATGTGTTTGGGCAGGCAGCAAAGGCCGACCAGGCCTATGAGGACATCCGtgtgtccaaggtcacatgggACAGCTCCTTCTGTGCTGTCAATCCTAAATTCCTGGCCATTATTGTGGAGGCTGGAGGCGGGGGTGCCTTCATCGTCCTGCCTCTGGCCAAG GTGTGGCAGATTCCAGACTATACCCCCATGCGCAACATTACGGAACCTATCATCACACTTGAGGGCCACTCCAAGCGTGTGGGCATCCTCTCCTGGCACCCTACTGCCAGGAATGTCCTGCTCAGTGCAG GTGGTGACAATGTGATCATCATGTGGAATGTGGGCACTGGGGAGGTGCTGCTGAGCCTGGATGATATGCACCCAGACGTCATCCACAGTGTGTGCTGGAACAGCAACGGTAGCCTGCTAGCCACCACCTGCAAGGACAAGACCTTGCGCATCATTGACCCCCGAAAAGGCCAAGTGGTGGCG gaGAGGTTTGCGGCCCACGAGGGGATGAGGCCCATGCGGGCCATCTTCACACGCCAGGGCCATATCTTCACCACGGGCTTCACCCGCATGAGCCAGCGAGAGCTGGGCCTGTGGGACCCG AACAATTTCGAGGAGCCAGTGGCACTGCAGGAGATGGACACGAGCAACGGGGTCCTACTGCCCTTTTACGATCCTGACTCCAGCATCGTCTACCTTTGTGGCAAG GGCGACAGCAGCATTCGGTACTTTGAGATTACCGAAGAGCCGCCTTTTGTCCACTACCTGAACACGTTCAGCAGCAAAGAGCCGCAGCGGGGCATGGGTTTCATGCCCAAGAGGGGACTGGATGTCAGCAAGTGTGAGATCGCCCG GTTCTACAAGCTGCACGAAAGAAAGTGTGAGCCTATCATCATGACTGTGCCCCGCAAG TCAGACCTGTTCCAGGACGATCTGTACCCGGATACACCAGGCCCGGAGCCAGCCCTAGAAGCGGACGAATGGCTAGCCGGCCAGGACGCCGAACCTGTGCTCATTTCGCTGAGGGACGGCTACGTGCCCCCTAAGCATCGCGAGCTCCGGGTCACTAAACGCAACATCTTGGACGTGCGCCTGCCCTCCGGCCCCCGCCGCAGCCAGTCGGCTAGCGACGCCCCCTTGTCG CAGCAGCACACCCTGGAGACGCTGCTGGAGGAGATCAAGGCCCTCCGCGAGCAAGTGCAGGCCCAGGAGCAGCGCATCACGGCTCTGGAGAACATGCTGTGCGAGCTGGTGGACGGCACTGACTAG